One genomic region from Ochotona princeps isolate mOchPri1 chromosome 5, mOchPri1.hap1, whole genome shotgun sequence encodes:
- the TEX44 gene encoding testis-expressed protein 44 isoform X2 translates to MNTEPLGEAQAANSPPHGPPEAPPGNVADSRSVDSSPESATPQNQGPMPPDSWSTGNNAASEEQQDVDPASFKTATSEVTATSESAATTGNRDKKEAVSGGHTPPSPGLQRRPLDSTLYRAAEDNGFLHSMTSLLDGGEGSASSLADILVWSESSMGMAMALGFLTSGHSSPTDLLHSPGPSLRPISSVLGQAGSVFSARLTAGPGSALRAVNHVLETVERRATESLRSAMRFLSNHLALRRAPPDPNNN, encoded by the exons ATGAACACCGAACCCTTAGGAGAGGCCCAAGCTGCCAACAGCCCTCCCCATGGCCCTCCCGAGGCGCCCCCGGGCAACGTGGCTGACAGCAGGTCTGTGGACAGCTCGCCAGAGTCAGCAACACCCCAGAATCAAGGCCCTATGCCCCCAGACAGCTGGTCCACTGGCAATAACGCAGCATCCGAAGAACAGCAGGATGTAGACCCCGCCTCCTTCAAGACGGCCACTTCTGAGGTGACAGCCACGTCTGAGTCCGCGGCCACAACTGGGAATAGAGACAAGAAGGAGGCTGTTTCAG gtGGCCACACCCCACCCTCTCCGGGCCTGCAGAGGAGGCCGCTGGACTCCACCCTGTACCGGGCTGCTGAGGACAACGGCTTCCTGCACTCTATGACCAGCCTCCTGGATGGCGGCGAGGGCTCCGCCAGTTCCCTGGCTGACATCTTGGTGTGGTCTGAGTCCAGCATGGGCATGGCCATGGCCTTGGGTTTCTTGACCTCGGGCCATAGCTCTCCCACAGACCTGCTAcacagccctgggcccagcctgCGCCCCATCTCCAGTGTCCTAGGCCAAGCCGGCTCGGTTTTCTCTGCAAGACTGACTGcaggccctggctcagccctgcgcGCCGTCAACCATGTGCTGGAGACAGTGGAGCGGAGGGCCACGGAGAGCCTCCGCTCAGCCATGCGCTTCCTCAGCAACCACCTTGCCCTGCGCCGGGCCCCGCCCGACCCCAACAACAACTAG
- the TEX44 gene encoding testis-expressed protein 44 isoform X1, with the protein MNTEPLGEAQAANSPPHGPPEAPPGNVADSRSVDSSPESATPQNQGPMPPDSWSTGNNAASEEQQDVDPASFKTATSEVTATSESAATTGNRDKKEAVSGDKQEEAAISGLPKEPGAMQAPTGPPSPGWAPLLEDRGVLWNSGFQGEDRMAQSASGPEPLGLAATAPEAQAHFFYDTDTQSELAEGQQAFIIVMGSEFFPADECLQGMEVALVDSSRDLQFESFPPSPPGGHTPPSPGLQRRPLDSTLYRAAEDNGFLHSMTSLLDGGEGSASSLADILVWSESSMGMAMALGFLTSGHSSPTDLLHSPGPSLRPISSVLGQAGSVFSARLTAGPGSALRAVNHVLETVERRATESLRSAMRFLSNHLALRRAPPDPNNN; encoded by the coding sequence ATGAACACCGAACCCTTAGGAGAGGCCCAAGCTGCCAACAGCCCTCCCCATGGCCCTCCCGAGGCGCCCCCGGGCAACGTGGCTGACAGCAGGTCTGTGGACAGCTCGCCAGAGTCAGCAACACCCCAGAATCAAGGCCCTATGCCCCCAGACAGCTGGTCCACTGGCAATAACGCAGCATCCGAAGAACAGCAGGATGTAGACCCCGCCTCCTTCAAGACGGCCACTTCTGAGGTGACAGCCACGTCTGAGTCCGCGGCCACAACTGGGAATAGAGACAAGAAGGAGGCTGTTTCAGGTGACAAACAGGAGGAGGCAGCCATCTCCGGGCTTCCCAAGGAACCTGGGGCTATGCAGGCGCCCACAGGACCCCCGAGCCCAGGGTGGGCGCCCCTGCTGGAGGACAGAGGGGTGCTGTGGAACAGCGGCTTCCAGGGTGAGGACAGGATGGCTCAGTCAGCAAGTGGCCCGGAACCCCTGGGACTTGCTGCCACTGCTCCAGAAGCCCAGGCTCACTTCTTCTACGACACAGACACTCAGTCTGAGCTGGCCGAGGGTCAGCAGGCCTTCATCATCGTCATGGGCAGTGAATTTTTCCCGGCTGATGAGTGTCTGCAGGGGATGGAGGTGGCCTTGGTGGATAGCTCCAGGGACCTGCAGTTTGAGTCtttcccaccctcacccccaggtGGCCACACCCCACCCTCTCCGGGCCTGCAGAGGAGGCCGCTGGACTCCACCCTGTACCGGGCTGCTGAGGACAACGGCTTCCTGCACTCTATGACCAGCCTCCTGGATGGCGGCGAGGGCTCCGCCAGTTCCCTGGCTGACATCTTGGTGTGGTCTGAGTCCAGCATGGGCATGGCCATGGCCTTGGGTTTCTTGACCTCGGGCCATAGCTCTCCCACAGACCTGCTAcacagccctgggcccagcctgCGCCCCATCTCCAGTGTCCTAGGCCAAGCCGGCTCGGTTTTCTCTGCAAGACTGACTGcaggccctggctcagccctgcgcGCCGTCAACCATGTGCTGGAGACAGTGGAGCGGAGGGCCACGGAGAGCCTCCGCTCAGCCATGCGCTTCCTCAGCAACCACCTTGCCCTGCGCCGGGCCCCGCCCGACCCCAACAACAACTAG